One genomic window of Cannabis sativa cultivar Pink pepper isolate KNU-18-1 chromosome 2, ASM2916894v1, whole genome shotgun sequence includes the following:
- the LOC115720790 gene encoding serine/threonine-protein kinase PCRK1 has product MKCFHFTSGDRRDDDDASVTGAGSNVVSKVASKVSWARSLSVASSSLDSTRRSEFDSDSRDLSDSIGCYDFLSLRRANDLRVFTFSELKSATRGFSRALLIGEGGFGCVYRGVVRVSGSDVEIEDEDDEDALPCKIDVAIKQLNRSGFQGHKEWINEVNFLGVVKHPNLVKLVGYCAEDDERGIQRLLVYELMPKKSLEDHLLARMPSTLPWIARLKIARDAARGLAYLHEEMDFQLIFRDFKTSNILLDEDFSAKLSDFGLARQGPPEGTSHVSTSVVGTVGYAAPEYVQTGKLTAKSDVWSFGVVLYELITGRRAVERNLPRSEQKLLEWVKPYVSDSKKFYLIIDPRLEGDYCIKSAQKLASLANKCLLKQPKSRPKMSEVVEILGNIINETTSQEVEIAAQEVVAPQAISETEEPEEETTVESEPVSTKQGNNYLKKVFDIREMVNLRTKSISKLDWRNWTPGLVRTS; this is encoded by the exons ATGAAGTGTTTCCATTTCACCAGCGGAGATAGGCGCGACGACGATGACGCTAGCGTCACTGGCGCCGGCTCCAACGTCGTTTCAAAGGTCGCCTCCAAGGTGTCTTGGGCTCGCTCGCTCAGTGTTGCCTCCAGCAGCCTCGACAGTACTCGCCGCTCCGAGTTCGATTCCGACTCCAGGGACCTTTCTGACTCCATCGGGTGTTACGACTTCCTCAGTCTGCGTAGAGCCAATGATCTGAGGGTGTTCACGTTCTCCGAGCTCAAATCGGCCACCAGAGGGTTCAGTAGGGCCTTGTTGATTGGGGAGGGAGGTTTTGGCTGCGTTTACAGAGGAGTTGTTAGGGTTTCGGGGTCGGATGTTGAGATTGAAGACGAGGACGACGAAGACGCCCTTCCCTGTAAGATTGATGTTGCGATCAAACAGTTGAATCGTAGCGGCTTCCAG GGGCATAAAGAATGGATAAATGAAGTGAACTTTTTAGGTGTTGTGAAGCATCCAAATCTTGTGAAGCTAGTTGGATATTGTGCGGAAGATGATGAAAGAGGGATTCAGAGACTTTTGGTCTACGAGCTCATGCCTAAAAAAAGCTTAGAAGACCATCTGTTGGCTCGAATGCCGTCAACTCTCCCATGGATTGCAAGATTGAAAATTGCCCGTGATGCTGCCCGGGGATTGGCATACCTTCATGAAGAAATGGATTTTCAG TTAATATTCCGAGACTTTAAAACGTCGAACATTTTGCTAGATGAGGACTTCAGTGCAAAACTTTCAGACTTTGGACTAGCAAGACAGGGGCCTCCTGAAGGAACTAGTCATGTTTCCACATCA GTTGTGGGCACGGTAGGCTATGCAGCTCCAGAGTATGTTCAGACGGGGAAATTGACTGCTAAGAGTGATGTGTGGAGCTTTGGTGTGGTTCTTTACGAGCTCATCACAGGAAGGCGGGCTGTGGAGAGAAACCTTCCCCGGAGTGAACAAAAACTTCTAGAATGGGTGAAACCTTATGTTTCAGACTCAAAGAAATTTTACCTTATTATTGACCCTCGACTTGAAGGAGACTATTGCATTAAATCAGCTCAGAAACTTGCTTCATTAGCGAATAAGTGTTTACTAAAGCAGCCAAAGTCTCGCCCTAAAATGAGTGAGGTGGTTGAGATTCTTGGAAACATTATCAACGAAACTACATCTCAAGAAGTAGAAATTGCTGCTCAAGAAGTTGTTGCCCCACAAGCCATCAGCGAAACTGAAGAACCAGAAGAAGAAACCACAGTGGAATCTGAACCTGTGTCCACCAAACAAGGAAACAATTATCTAAAGAAAGTGTTTGATATAAGAGAAATGGTCAACTTAAGAACCAAATCCATTAGCAAGTTGGATTGGCGAAATTGGACTCCTGGGTTGGTAAGAACTTCATAA